A part of Chloroflexota bacterium genomic DNA contains:
- the lpdA gene encoding dihydrolipoyl dehydrogenase, whose product MTEPYDVAIIGAGPGGYVAAIHASQLGMKVLLVEKDAVGGTCLNRGCVPTKALLRSAEVWSLAQAAAEYGVQVGGAALDWAQAQKRKDQVVSRLRKGVESLLKKNRVALLQGTATLDSPTSLKVQKPDGGTETVSARHILIATGARAKSLPGVTIDEQRILSSTGALQLDHIPASLVVIGAGAVGVEFACLFQSLGSKVTLLEALPQVLPAEDTEVAEELAKSLKRQRIRVEAGARVEKVETDGEDVRVAFTTSAGQKETVSAEKLLMAVGRAPATDGLGLEAAGVKTDRGFIPVNGHMQTNVPSVYAIGDCVPTLQLAHVASAEGIVAVEHMAGRNPRPLNYDHMPRAVYSRPEVASAGLTEAQARERGHAVRTAKFPFMACSKAVILGEREGFVKLVVSETHDALLGVQIIGPGATELIGEAVLALRLEFTAEEFSRAVRPHPTLSEAVMEAAHAAAGMPIHF is encoded by the coding sequence ATGACCGAGCCATACGATGTCGCCATCATCGGAGCAGGGCCGGGCGGGTACGTCGCGGCCATCCACGCCTCGCAATTGGGGATGAAGGTGCTCCTGGTGGAGAAGGATGCGGTGGGCGGCACGTGCCTGAACCGAGGGTGCGTCCCGACCAAGGCGCTCCTGCGCAGCGCCGAGGTTTGGAGCCTGGCGCAGGCCGCGGCCGAGTACGGCGTCCAGGTGGGCGGGGCAGCCCTGGACTGGGCGCAGGCCCAGAAGCGCAAGGATCAGGTTGTGTCGCGCCTGCGCAAGGGGGTGGAGTCGCTCCTCAAGAAGAACCGGGTGGCGCTGCTCCAGGGCACGGCGACGCTGGATTCGCCAACATCGCTGAAGGTGCAGAAGCCCGACGGCGGGACGGAGACGGTGTCGGCGCGCCACATCCTCATCGCCACCGGCGCCCGCGCCAAGTCGCTCCCAGGCGTAACGATTGACGAGCAGCGTATCCTGTCCAGCACCGGCGCGCTCCAGTTGGACCACATCCCGGCCAGCCTTGTCGTCATCGGCGCGGGGGCGGTGGGCGTGGAGTTCGCCTGCCTGTTCCAGAGCCTGGGGAGCAAGGTAACGCTGCTGGAAGCATTGCCCCAGGTGCTGCCCGCCGAGGATACGGAGGTGGCCGAGGAACTGGCCAAGAGCCTGAAGCGTCAGCGCATCCGCGTGGAGGCGGGCGCGCGCGTGGAGAAGGTAGAGACCGATGGCGAGGACGTGCGCGTGGCGTTCACCACATCCGCCGGCCAGAAGGAAACCGTGTCGGCGGAGAAACTGCTGATGGCGGTGGGGCGGGCGCCGGCAACCGACGGCCTGGGCCTGGAAGCGGCAGGGGTCAAGACCGACCGCGGCTTTATCCCCGTCAACGGGCACATGCAGACCAACGTGCCGTCGGTTTATGCCATCGGCGACTGCGTGCCCACGCTGCAACTGGCCCATGTGGCCAGCGCCGAGGGCATCGTGGCCGTGGAACACATGGCCGGGCGCAACCCGCGCCCGCTGAACTATGACCACATGCCCCGCGCCGTGTACTCGCGCCCCGAGGTGGCCAGCGCCGGCCTCACCGAGGCCCAGGCGCGGGAGCGGGGACACGCCGTGCGCACCGCCAAGTTCCCTTTCATGGCGTGCTCCAAGGCCGTCATCCTCGGCGAACGCGAGGGGTTCGTGAAACTGGTGGTCAGCGAGACCCACGATGCCCTCCTCGGCGTGCAGATCATCGGCCCAGGGGCGACGGAACTCATCGGCGAGGCGGTGCTGGCGCTGCGGCTGGAATTCACGGCGGAAGAGTTCTCGCGCGCCGTGCGGCCTCATCCCACGCTGTCGGAGGCGGTCATGGAGGCCGCCCACGCCGCCGCGGGGATGCCGATTCATTTTTAG